A segment of the Solanum stenotomum isolate F172 unplaced genomic scaffold, ASM1918654v1 scaffold11069, whole genome shotgun sequence genome:
AGAAAACTTTTAGGCTTCTTATCGAGGAACTTGATCAGAATTACCGTGATGAAATTAAGAAAGATAAGAGTTTGTCGCTAGGTATGACCAAATAGGATCGTTCAGTTCCTACCAATCTTTTTTGCACAAAtcaatcttctttttttctttttggaaagGAAGGAATGCAGAAAATAAGTCTTTTCTTTCTGAATTCGCTCCTCTCTTCTTGCTTTGAAAGTAAAGAAAGACCTTTCAAATTTAAACTTGATTTTGGTTTGTTACAAAATGCATTGATTAACGTTAAGAACTCGTCAATTTCTGTTGATAGTAGTGTTTTTGTTGTTTCAGAATCTATGCTACAAAATGAATCTAGTCACCATACACCATCCACTTTAGCCTGGACTATAACATACGAAACAAActacaattattaattatagaCTTCTTCTATCAATCtggaaaaaatttaattttcaagtaGCTTTAAAATGGGTGCCTTAGAGTTTAAATATTTGTACATTTGATTATGAATTTATTGATAGTGTAGTagtttcctttaatttttaattagtaaaatatAGTACATatattaaagattttatatttaaataattttcttgtcttttataatatttaaaaaatgaaatattataaataattttatgtagCAGGTCTCTTTGGAAATGGATTTTATActgaaatttatattaatgaaaaattttatttgCTAAAATGGATGGTAAAAAGcaataatttctttttcataaaaCCAAGTAAAATAGAATGGAAGGATATGCCTATGACAAAAGTAATGTTTTGgaagaaattaattatgttttgaaAATCTAAGTTGgactattattaatttatataactattaagtgataaagataatattgggagaaataaaaatcttttaatttgttaaaccaacagtaaaaataataatttatttttaataaaagcgCAAGTAAAATAGAATAGAGGGAATATGCTTGAAATAAAagtatgtttttgaaaaaaaactcaaaataattttgttaaTAATTATTATGCTTTTACTAAATATGTTTCACTCATATGAGTCATATGAGGAAATAACATAATTAGTTGGaaagaaatatatcaaaatttaacattatTTCTATATATGATTGGAAGCTGAAGAAGTAAATAACTTAAcattatttctatatatgtcatagaattttgaaatagataataagtaataaaatttatgtttattCCTATTTTGCTTCAATGTCATACCTATATATATTCACTTGCATCCACTTAAAAAATCAGAGTAACAATTATTGAGGAAATTAAAATGGCTTCTCCTTTTACTTCATATTTTCTTCCTTTAGTACTTGTCGCAACCattttcaactttcaaacttcTTTATGTGACATTCGTGCAGATGAGGCATTAATAACAGGTATATGTAGACAAGTACAAGATCTTCAGTTTTGCTTAACCACTTTTAGACAAATTATACCTTCTCATCCATATGTTCCTGAAGAAGTAACTCGAGCTGCTATCATCAAATCATTACAAAATGCTAATGACAACCATGCTTTCGTAGAGACAGCTAAAGCAAATGCAAAAGACAAAGAGACCAAAGATTTGTATAGTATTTGTGACAGCAGTTATGGATTGTTGATAACCGTGCTTCAAGATGCTGCTAAATCATTAGCTAACAAGGATTATAATGGCTTAGAAAATGACCTTTCAAAGTGTCCCCAATTTGTGAGTGACTGTCAGAATGTACTTGGTAGTAAGACAACACCTGAAATGTTAGATAGAAGTAGAAAACAATTTGATCTTGTATTAATGGCAAAAATTGCTGAACAACTCATTAAAAAATAGGTagtgtatataatttattataaattaatttgtcTTTCTTGAAAGCTAGTAGCTAATTAAGAGGAGATTATTGATATTTCAATAAATCATTCTTACTTTCTCAAGTGACTAATTATATCAGGTCTAAGTATATCATTTTCATTTGGCCTTGGGATATTTTTTCAGCTTACTAGTTAGAATTTTTTCTCTCAATTACTCATTTATTacctttttatttatgatttaattaataatgtgTAAGTTAATAGTAAGCCTTAGAGCCGCAAATCCTAGTGATTCAAAAGGATGTTTTACTTGGCTGAAAATACATACGACCATCATCTTATGTGGACTTTTACTTATCCATAATGaaatggaaattttatgttatattgATATTAACACaacaaatcaattaatttatttttataatggtCAACAGTCAACAGTCAACCgtttttataaagattttttttttattaaacaaaaacactttttaattaCATATGAGTTTGAAATCACCACTTCAATTATGAAAGATATGAAGCTCACCAAGTGAGTTAGTTCTCAACTCCGTCTTATATGAACCTGTGAAACAAGTTATGgtatatttttagtatttttttttttaattttaaatcaatatataattcTTCAATATATTTGACttatccaaaataaaaaataaaaattgaactaaaCTATCATCAccttctatttttttgttaggTATTACTGGCATAAAAGTGTAAATGAAATTAGCATGCATGACTGATTAAAGcttgtttcatttatttttataaaatcttATTCAACTCAACCTCATGATCATAAACCTAAGAGGAtgatttatttgtcttaatacatcatatttcttaattaaatgaaattacATAAGTTTCATGATCCATATAGAGCTAGTCCACTCGATCATGTTAAGACACTACAAGTGATAGATGTTTATTTCTTGAAAAGCTTAATCCCTCTCCAACGAGACTCCATTCGATCAGACTCATTATCTTGTGTATAAactccaaatttgaaataatgatGGTCTCCACCTCTTCCGGATGGTTCATGCTTGAGATTTCCATTAATATAAACCTTTAATTTACTTGCACCAACATCATGAATCACATTTAGTCTAATCCAtctattataaatatttgattcaataattttttctctATAGTAATAGAGAGTTCCATCGTAAACTCTTAACATTAAAGTTGTGGATGATGGTGATGCTCCAAATACTTGCATTATTGACACACCAGATGAACCACTTGGCACATAGAAATATCCCTCAAATTATCGAACACCTGATGAATAATCATTTccctatataataaataaataaataaataaatcaaaaaatagTCACTAAAATATTAGATACTTTCACTATAAGAGAACATGTAATAGCTACGGAATTTGTCTGTTGCtaatttcttgttttctaaTAGTAATCTCAATTAGGTCGATCAAAAATTCTTGTGACCTAAAGGTTATATGCTCCAATGGTCGAATTTTGACTCAATCGATCTAACCAACAAGGATGGAGGATTGTGATGTACAAATGAGACACATGAATACATAATCGATTGAGTCAAAATCAGACCATTGAAAAAAACTACTATGTCATGTTATGATTACATAGTAATTGTCAATATAATCGACCacaacaaatttgaaattaaaccAATACATAAGTAATTGATGAATTTTTCTTTGAACATTACCGTTATACGAATTTCAGAACGGGGTTTTGTTTGGCTAGAGGTAGTGTGAGGCTTGTCAGTCTTGTAAACCCAAAATTTGTGTACTCCATCAATGAAGGAATACCTTTGATTCACAGGCACATCATAAGGCTTTTGAATTTCGAAATTGCTTTGGCTAATAGATATGGGAGTGAAACCATCAGTAGGATCAGCTTTGCAAAACAAATGGTTTTGAATTACAATTAATTGGAAAAGAGTGAATAATAGCAATGGAAGATAGGTAGAAGAGTAAACCATGTTTTCTTGATGGAACTAAACACAATGGATTCAATTTTTGTGGAATGATATTAACTTGAGTACTAAACTTGTctatttatagggaaaattTATGATGGTGACACATATAATTAACATCATTGGGACATATTGCATGAATATGAATTGATAGGACTAAGATTGAGTGTTTGCCACTTGGTTTTGTACGTTTCTTTCACATTCAATGATTTTGAATGGATTAACGACTTAAAAGAGAAGTCTAATTCATGAAACAATGGCCTATGCAGGATTTTTGGTCAATAGTATCGGCTTATTTTGGTGAGTTTAGGTCTAAGCTATTCTTGTGGTAAGACTTTACTTGTTATAGTCTTAAATTGATGTATGATTTGTAGAATATTATTTGGAAAATGTATTTGCATATATTATATCCTAGTGTTGTCAGTAATTTGTATGAACAAATTCAGGAAATTACTAAAGTATCATGACtcgaaaataaattaaataatcaattaagtttttctatatttaaattttcagtTTGTGTGCCTAATAAATTATTGATGAAAATCATTTACACTCCcaaactttaattttaaaaaaacaaactcaCTCctcaattttgagaaataattattctctctatttatactatGATAAGTCTATTTTATGATCCTCATCAATTTTAATCTTCCATCTATAtaatataagtatatatttatatataatactttatgTTAATCTTTCATCTACATGCTTTGTAATTTGACCTTAATTGATCTATGTTCTCCAACTTATGGGTGTGCATAAGTAggcatttaaatttgtataaagttaaacaagtagacacacgtgtcTAACACATGACATAATATAAATCAGTTCGAGTGTATCTCACACGAATTGTCATATAGAAAGTGTGTGTCTACTCGTCAACTTTACATAAGTTTCAGTGTATATTTGTGTACAACGAAAGTTGGAGGGCGTAAATGACAGCTAAAGCCAAGTCAAAAGGGCACgtttatataattatgtttaTCTCTTATTCTCTATTATCTATGTAGATAAATGAACTTTGATTgtcattaataattttaaaaaatatatataatctcaaatttattttcattataataaaaCTAATCTATTAAGAAATTgttaagaaatatatatttatttttattaattttttttttattacttgcatcaaaatatatttataaggCTATCATAGTATAGATTCCGTTAAatttattacattattttttgttgcGTTCATTTTCCCTTTCCTTGTTTGGatgaattaaatattattttaataaaaaaattattatatagattaaaaaataaaaatattatgatattaaagaagtccaaaaaaatataataaaggtTGATAAAGTGAGAGTATAATAGACATTTAAAAAGGTCAATTAGGAAAAAAAGGGAGAATAATTAttgaacaactttcacatataacaaacataaaaatcatatttgtacgttatagctatagtttgtataattgcactccatagcaaattttatgtttgctatagagctttgatttgtataatttgtatatcgaatgggtaattgtataccgaaaatgactaattgtataccgaattaaatggcaaaaaaatgagatatttactgcgaattacaaataaaataaactatgactataacattttatttgaattaataatttgttatttcatacaattttttcatttattatttctcAAAGTTCAGGAGAATTTGattattaaagtaaaattttgtaaatgattttcacCCCATAAATTATGATATTGAAAAATCATACCCTTGATTTTTATAGAGTCAAAGAACTGAAAGGTGATCCCTACTAAGGCTGGGCATTGGATCGGAATGGGACCACCGGACCGGAACGAATCGGTACCGGACCGGAACGGGACAGTTTGACCGGGTTGTTGACCGGTACCGGAATGAACCGGACTGGAACTACCGGGATGGAGGCTCAGTTccgtcccgtcccactatataccgGGATAGAACCGGGACGGACCGGAACGGAACGGGATGGGATAAACGGGACGACacatatagctatttcaaaaaata
Coding sequences within it:
- the LOC125849809 gene encoding uncharacterized protein LOC125849809, yielding MASPFTSYFLPLVLVATIFNFQTSLCDIRADEALITGICRQVQDLQFCLTTFRQIIPSHPYVPEEVTRAAIIKSLQNANDNHAFVETAKANAKDKETKDLYSICDSSYGLLITVLQDAAKSLANKDYNGLENDLSKCPQFVSDCQNVLGSKTTPEMLDRSRKQFDLVLMAKIAEQLIKK